One Qipengyuania gaetbuli genomic region harbors:
- the tsaB gene encoding tRNA (adenosine(37)-N6)-threonylcarbamoyltransferase complex dimerization subunit type 1 TsaB — protein MRMLAIETATEACSVALFEDGDVIGSFHETIGRGHAERLVPMIADLPGKGRADEIRVSLGPGSFTGVRIGLATARALGVAWGTPVRGYPTLALVAAMAQAETAGPITVCMNGGHGEWFLQEFAADGLPETEVRSLVPDEARLAARHPVVAGNRAAQLVEGLDGPRRALDILPDARGVGSLGERLLTDRLSPIYGRPPDAKLPGA, from the coding sequence ATGCGGATGCTGGCAATCGAGACTGCGACCGAAGCCTGTTCGGTAGCCCTGTTCGAGGACGGGGACGTTATCGGCTCGTTCCACGAGACGATCGGGCGCGGCCATGCCGAACGTCTGGTCCCCATGATCGCAGACCTTCCCGGCAAGGGCCGCGCGGACGAAATCCGTGTTTCGCTCGGCCCCGGCAGCTTCACAGGCGTTCGCATCGGGCTTGCCACAGCGCGCGCACTTGGCGTTGCATGGGGGACGCCCGTTCGCGGATATCCGACACTGGCGCTGGTCGCCGCGATGGCACAGGCCGAGACTGCCGGACCGATTACAGTCTGCATGAACGGCGGGCATGGCGAGTGGTTCTTGCAGGAATTCGCGGCAGACGGCTTGCCGGAAACGGAGGTCCGCTCGCTTGTCCCCGACGAGGCAAGGCTGGCGGCCCGCCATCCGGTAGTTGCAGGTAATCGCGCGGCGCAGCTGGTCGAAGGACTGGATGGCCCCCGTCGCGCGCTCGATATCCTGCCCGATGCACGCGGGGTCGGCTCGCTGGGCGAACGCCTGCTGACGGACCGGCTTTCCCCGATCTACGGCCGGCCGCCGGATGCGAAGCTTCCCGGCGCATGA
- a CDS encoding GNAT family N-acetyltransferase — MSDIDKLMAVMESAFDPYWREAWTRRQVEDSLSLSSGFMLLADQNGEAPSEAADAAGFVLARKVLDEVELLLIGVSPDMRGLGIGRMLLDRFFEASRKAGAARVFLEMRANNEAERVYLAAGFEPIGRRRDYYRTLDGTPIDAVTFAKSL; from the coding sequence ATGAGCGACATCGACAAGCTGATGGCCGTGATGGAGAGCGCCTTCGATCCCTATTGGCGCGAGGCGTGGACGCGCCGGCAAGTCGAGGATTCGCTTTCCCTTTCTTCGGGCTTCATGTTGCTGGCCGATCAAAACGGCGAGGCACCAAGTGAAGCGGCAGATGCAGCGGGATTTGTTCTTGCACGCAAGGTATTGGACGAAGTCGAACTTCTATTGATCGGCGTATCACCGGACATGCGGGGTCTCGGTATCGGCCGCATGTTGCTCGACCGGTTCTTCGAAGCATCCCGAAAGGCCGGAGCCGCCCGGGTTTTCCTAGAAATGCGCGCGAACAATGAGGCCGAAAGGGTCTACCTGGCCGCCGGATTCGAACCGATCGGTCGGCGCCGGGACTATTACCGCACGCTTGATGGCACCCCCATCGACGCGGTCACATTTGCCAAGTCATTGTAA